The genomic region TCAGGGAACTTGCGCTGACCAGAGTGGATGTGGGAACGGAAGATAGATTCAGATCCTTAAAAAAGACCCTGCGGACCGGTGTGCGGGAGATGCCGGGGACGTACCATCCATCAAGCTCGCTGATTCTTTTGAGCTGATCCTGTCGAGATGAAGGAGAGTTTTCCGTCAGGGAGGAGAGAAACCGGGGCCAGAGGATCTCACCATCCCCGATGGCAAATGCATCGATCGATGGTTCAAGGGGGAGGGGGTTGGCTGTACAGGCCCCACCGGCAACCACAAGAGGATGGCGGGAATTTCGTTCACGGGCCAGAATGGGGATTCCCGCGATCTCCAGGGTGAAGAGGACATTGGTGTAGGTAAGCTCGGACATGAGGGAAAAGGCCAGGACATCCATGGATGCCAGGGGTGTGCGGGATTCGATGGTGACAGGTGGATTCGAGGAGGACCGGAGGAGCTCTGCCATGTCTGGCCACGGTGTAAAGGCCCGTTCCACCCAGATGTCGGGGATACGGTTGCCCAGCTCGTAAAGAACCTGGAGTCCGTGATGGGACATTCCCATTTCGTAGGTGTCGGGAAAGAGAAGCGCTACACGCCGCATCGCAGGTGCAGGGGTTTTCATAATGGTATTTAATTCAACCGGAAGGTAGCGAAAGGGTTTTTCGACCTTCAGCAGGGTGCGCAGCATCTCCCGCTCCCGGACAGGTCGGGTATTTTTCCCTGGTTTACTGGATGTCATCGAGAGTGCTTCAGGTTCGGAACCTTCCTCAACGCCAGCGCCAGACGCCGGGTCTCCGGGGGCGGTTTGCCTGCTTTTCTGTCACATAGACGACTTCCCGATCACCGGAGGGTCCACCGGGAGCCACCATGCTCTTTTTGGCCTGATGCTCAATCCGGAAGGACTCTTCTGCGGCTCGAATCACTTCCGGCCGCAATCCTTCCCTGGCAATCTCTTCTGTCCAATCCCTTCGACCCTTGATGAGATCCACGATATAGTGTGCAATCTGCTCGTCGCTGTAGAGCTTGTGGACATCCCAATCCGAAAGCTCCCGTCCTTCACAGGCCACGATGGACCGGGTTCCAAGGATACCCGTTTCGTAACGGTTGGAACCGCGAAGGTCTCCCCTCTGGATGGCCGACATGAGGGACAGCGGAACACGCTCCGTCTTTCGAATCAGTCGTTTTCGCTTTTGCCCGCCCTCGTCGGTCATCTCTATGATTTCGCCCATCCCTCCGGTGTTGTACTGGAAAAATTTCACTTTTCCGGGGTGAGCCTGGGATAATCCCATGACAATATCGTAGAATCGGTTGACCTTGTGAGCGCGCGAACCGATGATAAAGTCATCGGTTCCGACGATCCGGACTGATTCTCCGGCCTTTGCCGGATTGGTGGCGAAGCTGTGGGTCGATTCACCCCAGAGATAGGCCAGAACGCCCTGCTCGGGTGTCAGTTCCTGAGCAAAGGACATGATCGTGTTCCTGCGGGTGATGAAGGCGAAGTAAAGTCCGTCCAGTTCGGAAAGAGGGGGCAGATTGACAGAATCTGCTGAAATGGAAACCAGCTTTCCGTCTCTCAACACCCTGAGCTTGTCCCGCATCACAATTCCGCGGCCGTTGGCGCAGAGTTCTTCGTCCAGAAAGTCCACCGAACCATCGGCTTTGATCATGACGTTTTCCAGGAGAGCCGACCGATCGGTTAGAGCGTAGTACATGGCTTCCTGCTGTTCTTTGCGTATGTCTGTCTTTACGTAGAAGCCATTTTCCGATCCCAGGGCCGAACCATCGGGTCTGAGAAAGACGATATCATCCTGAGCGACATCGACCTTTTCTCCCCTGTCAGGATCCAGACCCAGCTGGTGGCATGACCACGTCGATTTGCCCGTGGCCGTCAGTCCAAACAAAAAGACGCCGTACCGCTTCAGTTTTCCCGTCTCCGTGTCAACTACCGTACACATTTTGGTACCCGCGTGCAGACCCAGCATCCCCTGTTGCTCCGATAGCCACATGGCCTGGCGCAGAAAGCCCTTTTTATCTTCTCCCATATAGTCGGTACCCAGGGCAATATTGATGTTGTATTCGGGAATGGATAGAATCTGCTGACGGATCTGATGTTCTTCAGGGATGTGAATCATCGTGATCCGTGGGCCCGGTCTGCCGGCGGGCTTGAACATCGTGTGACCCCACATGTATCCGAGACGGTAATTTTTAGGGTCGGCGCAGCAGACATAGAGGTCGCAGGTGGGGTTGAAGTGATCGTTGTTTCCCATCTGTCTCTGCAGATGATAAAAGGGAAGGGTCTTCAGGAAGTGAAGCACCTTGGCCAGCTCTTCCGGAGCGCTTTCCACAAGGCGATTTTGAAAATCAGAGGGATTGGGAAGCTGCACCCGGTCACTTCCAAGATATACGGTCTTTGCCGCAAGTCGATTTGAAATAAAGGAACGCCATCCATAGGATCCAAAGGATGTCTTGTGTCCATATTCACGGGCCTTCGATTCCAATCCTCCCAGATCGAGGTGCCGAATCGTTGGGCTCTTGAGGTGGGCCTCAAGGTCTTCCGCAAACTTTTTGAGGTAGCTAGTGTCCTGGCTCATGGTTATTCTCCCTCCGCGATGATCTGACGGATTTTTCTGGCCACCTCCGTTGGTGTGAGACGGGTCGTGTTCACCCGGTAGCAGCGGGATGTGCGGAACAGTTTCTTGAAGGAACGGGTCTGATGATCAAGATGCTCGGAGTCGGAAAAGAAAAAGTATGGATTGTAAAAGGGTTGACTTCTCGTAGATTCAGGTTCCCGGCTCACTCCATAGGCCTGTCCTGTTTCCAGAATCCGCACGGCTTCCTCGGGCTGAAGGGGTTCGAACGGTGAACTCAGCGGGTCCGCCGTCAGGAGAAATGTATGGCGGATATCAATTCGCTTGACGTGTTTCTGCATGCCGCCCAGCCAGTATGGATCGAGCATGGCGTGTGCCCTAGATGAGGCTTTGTAACAATAGGGTGATCCCCGGTCCAGGCGGCAGTCTTCCAGGGCAAGGCAGGCGGAGTTTGAGCAGTCCTCCTTTTTCATGACCACGTTTTCACACTTTGAGCGGTCAAAGAGCCGGGGAAGGGGGGAGTAGAGCTCGGCCGAAGCCGTGGGCATATAGATTTTTCTTTCCGGGTTGTCGGCAAGGGCAAACCCGCCGCCGTACCGCACAAAAAGCATGTCGCTGGAGTGAAACAACGTTCCGGCATTTCCAAGGAGGTTAAAGAAGATTTCGGATTTATGGGTTCCCTTTGGCCCGATCAGGAGAACACCCCAGCCATCCATGTCCAGGGACATACCTCGAACCGCATGGGTGTCAAAGAGACGTTCGGAAACATCGGAAACCAGGCCGAGGGCCAGACGGCGAAGACTTCCATAATGGTCAGTATTAAAAAGGATTCCGGTCTTTGCATCGGAGCAGTAAAAGGCGTGGGGTTCTCTCCCCGTGACGCCGTCCACCGCATAGATGATACCGTGGGGTTCAATGTCGGCTTCCAGTTGAGCTGGATACCAGTTTTCCGTCCAGAAATCGACCAGATGCCCGATATTGGTTCGCAGCTGAACCAGCACGCCGTTGATGTTGGCATTCCATTCAAAGTATTGGTCGTGACTCAGGTGGGCTTCTGCTTCCGCCACCAGCGCATTTCTTCGCTCCCGCTCCACGCGGGTGTCGAGGGGAACCTGTTTTTGAACCCTGGTTCCCGTGTTGGCCAGGCGGAGTTTCTTTACCTTTCGCGGTGTTTTCAGGGCACCCAGTGCCTGAACCATGTGATCCATCCCGCGCTCGATATTCTCCATCGAGGTTGCATAGGAAATCCGGATAAACTCATCGGAGCCGAATGCGGCTCCGGGAACCAGGGCAATACCCGCGTGCTTCAACAGGTAATAGGCCATCCCGTAGGAGTTGCGGATGAGCGTGCCTTCGAATTCCCTGTCGAAGTAGGATGAAACATTGGGAAAACAGTAGAAGGCGCCGTCCGGTTTCGGGCAGGAAACCCCCGGAATGGTTCCCAGCCTGTAAAGGAGATAGTTCCGACGCTTCTGGAATTCCTGAAGCATCCGGGAAACCTCATGCTGGGGTCCCTTAAGAGCCTCAACCCCTGCCTTTTGAGCGATGGAGGTGGCATTTGAGGTACTGTGGCTCTGGATCTTGGCCATGGCACTGATCAGGTCGGCAGGGCCCATGGCAAACCCGATTCTCCAGCCGGTCATGGCATAGGCTTTGGAAATTCCGTCGACGGCTAGAACCCTGGATCGCAGTTTCTCCCGAACCGCAGGGAACGACGTGAAGGAAAAATCATCGTAGACCAGTTTTTTATAAATCTCATCGGTGATCACGAAAAGGTCTTCTTCTAATACGATGTCCGCAAGTGCCTCAAGTTCCAGCCTGCTGTATGCCGCTCCCGTTGGATTGGAAGGATTATTGAGAATCAGGACCTTGGTCCGGGCAGTAATTGCAGCACGAAGTTGCCGGGGCGTGATCCGGAAATGGTTCTCTTCCTTTGCCTGAAGGATGACGGGAACTCCCCCGGCAAGGTTCACCATCTCCGGGTATGAAACCCAGTAGGGAGCCGGAATGATAACCTCGTCCCCTTCGTTTACCAGCGCCATAATGGCGTTGTAAAGGGCATGTTTTGCCCCGCAGGATACAAGAATTTCCGCGGGTGTGTAGGAGAGGCCATGGTCCTCCCGGATGCGCTGGATGATGGCCGATTTCAGTTCTGGGATCCCGTCACTGGCTGTGTAGCGTGTAAAATTCTCGTCAATCGCCCGCTTTCCGGCTGCCTTGATCGCTTCCGGAGTGGGAAAATCGGGTTCCCCCACGCTCAGATCGATGACATCGATTCCTTCAGCCTTCATGGCTTTTGCCTTGGCTGTAATTCTCAAGGTTGGCGACGCACCGATTTTTTTAACTCTGTCCGATATCACAGTTCACCTCGGGGGTAACGTCTTAATCTTTTTCCTCCTGGAGCTTTTCCTTGAGGATTTTTGAAATGTCCAAGCCGGTAAGCGACTGGACGACCTCGGGGAGCTGAGCCAGGACTTCCGATACCTGTCCGGTGATTTTTGCGCTTCCCAGCTTGCCGTCCGTACCCACCATGACAATTTTCTCAACGCGGGACAAAGGCTCTGCAACCGACCGTGCCAGTTCAGGCATGACGTCCATGATCATCTTGTAGATAGCGGCCTGGTTATAATGCTCATACGCTTTGGCCCGTTCCAAAATGGCCTTGGCCTCGGATTGCCCGATAAGTTCGATTCGCTTCGCCTCGACTTCCGCTTCGGAACTTTTGGCCACGGCTTTTCCCTTGGCCTCCGTAGACAGCCGGAAGCTTTCGGCCTCTGCCTCGGCCTGAACCTGGATCTTACGGGCCTCGGCGGGCTTCAACACATTCGCCTCCAGCTCGCGCTGCTTGCGTTCGACTTCCAGTTTTTCCAGCTCAATGATTTCCTGTTTCTCAAGACGCTTCACCACGTACTCTTCCTTCTTGAGATCT from Thermoanaerobaculia bacterium harbors:
- a CDS encoding phosphoenolpyruvate carboxykinase (ATP) — translated: MSQDTSYLKKFAEDLEAHLKSPTIRHLDLGGLESKAREYGHKTSFGSYGWRSFISNRLAAKTVYLGSDRVQLPNPSDFQNRLVESAPEELAKVLHFLKTLPFYHLQRQMGNNDHFNPTCDLYVCCADPKNYRLGYMWGHTMFKPAGRPGPRITMIHIPEEHQIRQQILSIPEYNINIALGTDYMGEDKKGFLRQAMWLSEQQGMLGLHAGTKMCTVVDTETGKLKRYGVFLFGLTATGKSTWSCHQLGLDPDRGEKVDVAQDDIVFLRPDGSALGSENGFYVKTDIRKEQQEAMYYALTDRSALLENVMIKADGSVDFLDEELCANGRGIVMRDKLRVLRDGKLVSISADSVNLPPLSELDGLYFAFITRRNTIMSFAQELTPEQGVLAYLWGESTHSFATNPAKAGESVRIVGTDDFIIGSRAHKVNRFYDIVMGLSQAHPGKVKFFQYNTGGMGEIIEMTDEGGQKRKRLIRKTERVPLSLMSAIQRGDLRGSNRYETGILGTRSIVACEGRELSDWDVHKLYSDEQIAHYIVDLIKGRRDWTEEIAREGLRPEVIRAAEESFRIEHQAKKSMVAPGGPSGDREVVYVTEKQANRPRRPGVWRWR
- a CDS encoding pyridoxal phosphate-dependent aminotransferase — protein: MISDRVKKIGASPTLRITAKAKAMKAEGIDVIDLSVGEPDFPTPEAIKAAGKRAIDENFTRYTASDGIPELKSAIIQRIREDHGLSYTPAEILVSCGAKHALYNAIMALVNEGDEVIIPAPYWVSYPEMVNLAGGVPVILQAKEENHFRITPRQLRAAITARTKVLILNNPSNPTGAAYSRLELEALADIVLEEDLFVITDEIYKKLVYDDFSFTSFPAVREKLRSRVLAVDGISKAYAMTGWRIGFAMGPADLISAMAKIQSHSTSNATSIAQKAGVEALKGPQHEVSRMLQEFQKRRNYLLYRLGTIPGVSCPKPDGAFYCFPNVSSYFDREFEGTLIRNSYGMAYYLLKHAGIALVPGAAFGSDEFIRISYATSMENIERGMDHMVQALGALKTPRKVKKLRLANTGTRVQKQVPLDTRVERERRNALVAEAEAHLSHDQYFEWNANINGVLVQLRTNIGHLVDFWTENWYPAQLEADIEPHGIIYAVDGVTGREPHAFYCSDAKTGILFNTDHYGSLRRLALGLVSDVSERLFDTHAVRGMSLDMDGWGVLLIGPKGTHKSEIFFNLLGNAGTLFHSSDMLFVRYGGGFALADNPERKIYMPTASAELYSPLPRLFDRSKCENVVMKKEDCSNSACLALEDCRLDRGSPYCYKASSRAHAMLDPYWLGGMQKHVKRIDIRHTFLLTADPLSSPFEPLQPEEAVRILETGQAYGVSREPESTRSQPFYNPYFFFSDSEHLDHQTRSFKKLFRTSRCYRVNTTRLTPTEVARKIRQIIAEGE